The Rhopalosiphum maidis isolate BTI-1 chromosome 1, ASM367621v3, whole genome shotgun sequence genome has a segment encoding these proteins:
- the LOC113554579 gene encoding protein GVQW3-like: MSRSKTFEWHKRFIEGREDINDDSRAGRPSTSRNVEMVAKVQTIIRSDRRMTIKELSSECNISIGSCQTILTEDLGMRRVCAKMVPKLLSQDQKNHRIEVCQSLKERIQNDPGFIKNVITGDETWIYGYDIETKRQSSQWKSVTSPRPKKARQLYLPYSPDLAPYDFFLFPKIKTDLKGQRFDDIETIKKNAVDQLKQLKVEDFQHCFKKWQERRNKCITSGDEYFEAD; encoded by the exons ATGAGCAGGTCCAAAACATTTGAATGGCATAAAAGGTTTATTGAGGGTCGTGAAGACATTAATGATGACTCTCGTGCTGGACGACCTTCAACATCGAGAAATGTGGAAATGGTGGCAAAAGTACAAACAATTATTCGATCAGATCGACGAATGACGATAAAAGAACTTTCTAGTGAGTGTAACATTTCTATTGGATCATGTCAAACTATTTTGACTGAAGATTTAGGCATGAGACGAGTCTGTGCAAAAATGGTCCCAAAATTGTTGTCTCAAGATCAAAAAAATCATCGAATTGAAGTTTGTCAAAGTTTGAAAGAACGAATACAAAATGACCCAGggttcattaaaaatgtaataactggTGATGAAACTTGGATCTATGGTTATGACATAGAAACTAAACGACAGTCATCCCAATGGAAATCAGTAACTTCACCAAGACCCAAAAAAGCTCGACAA TTGTACCTCCCTTACTCGCCAGACCTCGCcccttatgatttttttttatttccaaaaattaaaactgaccTCAAAGGACAAAGATTTGATGatattgaaacaataaaaaagaatGCAGTGGATCAACTCAAACAACTTAAAGTTGAAGACTTCCAACACTGCTTCAAAAAGTGGCAGGAAAGACGGAACAAGTGTATAACATCGGGCGATGAATACTTTGAAGCAgactaa